From Deltaproteobacteria bacterium, one genomic window encodes:
- a CDS encoding glycosyl transferase family 36, which produces MNGSSRIENAYGYYDAPNREFVITRPDTPTPWINYLGEGQYGGIISNTAGGYSFDRDPRNRRVTRYRYNGIPVDQPGRYIYLRDQETGEFWSPTWQPIPQRQLEDYECRHGTTYTRIQSQYKGINASVLYFVPLTSKDETCPCELWVLKVKNNSDKKRILRSFSYAEFSFRDAMSDMNNLDWAAHIQFSRYQDSIQYVGTKFNPTTSFMACNVTSIGHDSDREEFIGRYRDLANPVVVESGEPLNTVAPRGNNIGSFCHELVLEPGAETEIIFMLGITKEAEHVPEVVAKYKNSAAVKKAFETLKADWAEYLSKFSVDTPDPETNAMLNFWNQVQCRTTLYWSRFISAYETGLGRGMGTRDTGQDTLGTMHTVPEHARDMLTRIWRLQFQDGHTWHQFYPLTGEGGPGLAAEYPDFPQWFSDDHLWLIISVCAYLRETGDFDYLQQRVSYWDGEEETIWEHMLRGIKFTLEHRGPSGLPRIGFSDWDDTLNIDFGSGKAESVWVGMQFCRALLDLAELSDHIGKQEDAIRFRNFKAEMAEVINKVAWDGEWYARAYDNEGQPIGVASETHHKINLIPQAWSVIGEVAPIERAEKAMSSLHERLNTKFGVSLMWPAYNGGSKRVRGTTTYVPGAKENGGIFCHANSWVIVAAALLGQNDRAYNYYRQVLPLARKDCDHFLVEPYVYCQNICGPEHPKFGMGRNAWLTGTAAWTFVAGTQYVLGLRPTYDGLQIAPAIPTNWPGFTAKRVFRGTTYNIKVQREGPGHNVSLIVDGQPVKGNIAPLPAQKGGTVEVIAKLS; this is translated from the coding sequence ATGAATGGATCTTCGCGCATTGAAAATGCTTATGGTTACTATGATGCACCCAACCGGGAGTTTGTAATCACCCGTCCAGATACCCCAACACCTTGGATTAATTATCTTGGTGAAGGGCAATATGGCGGTATCATTTCAAACACTGCTGGGGGGTATTCTTTTGATCGTGATCCTCGTAACCGTCGTGTTACTCGTTATAGATATAATGGCATCCCAGTAGACCAACCTGGTCGCTACATTTATTTACGCGATCAAGAAACTGGTGAGTTTTGGAGCCCAACTTGGCAACCAATTCCACAACGTCAGCTTGAAGACTACGAGTGTCGTCATGGTACAACATATACTCGTATTCAAAGTCAATATAAGGGCATTAATGCAAGCGTTCTTTATTTCGTGCCACTAACCTCAAAAGATGAAACCTGCCCATGTGAATTATGGGTGCTAAAAGTCAAAAATAATAGTGATAAAAAACGCATATTGCGCAGCTTTAGCTATGCCGAATTCAGCTTCCGCGATGCTATGTCAGATATGAACAATCTTGACTGGGCTGCTCATATTCAATTCAGTCGCTATCAAGATAGTATTCAATACGTTGGCACTAAATTTAATCCAACCACCTCATTTATGGCATGTAATGTTACATCTATTGGGCATGATTCAGATCGTGAAGAGTTCATTGGACGTTATCGTGATTTAGCAAACCCAGTTGTCGTCGAAAGTGGTGAACCTCTAAACACCGTTGCTCCCCGAGGTAATAATATCGGCTCTTTCTGCCATGAATTAGTACTTGAGCCCGGCGCTGAAACTGAAATTATCTTCATGCTTGGTATTACTAAAGAAGCCGAACATGTTCCTGAAGTTGTAGCAAAGTATAAAAATTCTGCTGCTGTAAAAAAAGCCTTTGAAACTCTTAAGGCTGACTGGGCAGAATATTTAAGCAAATTTTCGGTTGACACACCTGATCCTGAAACTAATGCAATGCTTAACTTTTGGAATCAGGTGCAATGTCGTACCACTTTGTATTGGTCACGTTTTATTTCAGCGTACGAAACCGGCCTTGGCCGTGGCATGGGTACTCGTGATACTGGTCAAGACACTCTTGGAACTATGCACACAGTACCAGAGCATGCACGCGATATGTTAACCCGTATCTGGCGCTTGCAGTTTCAAGATGGCCATACTTGGCATCAATTTTATCCTCTCACGGGTGAAGGTGGTCCAGGGTTAGCTGCTGAGTATCCTGATTTTCCACAATGGTTTAGTGATGACCATTTATGGTTGATTATTTCTGTATGCGCATATTTACGTGAAACCGGAGACTTTGATTACCTTCAACAACGTGTTTCCTATTGGGACGGTGAAGAAGAAACTATTTGGGAACACATGTTACGTGGTATTAAGTTTACCCTAGAGCACCGCGGGCCTTCAGGACTTCCTCGCATTGGCTTTTCTGATTGGGATGATACCCTCAATATCGATTTTGGTAGCGGTAAAGCCGAAAGCGTGTGGGTAGGCATGCAATTCTGCCGAGCATTACTTGATTTAGCTGAACTCAGTGATCATATCGGAAAACAAGAAGACGCTATACGTTTTCGTAATTTTAAAGCTGAAATGGCAGAAGTTATTAATAAAGTAGCTTGGGATGGTGAATGGTATGCCCGTGCTTATGATAACGAGGGTCAACCAATCGGCGTGGCCAGTGAAACCCATCACAAAATTAACCTCATCCCCCAAGCATGGTCTGTTATTGGAGAAGTTGCTCCTATAGAACGAGCAGAGAAAGCGATGAGCAGCTTACATGAACGGCTTAATACAAAATTTGGTGTGAGCCTTATGTGGCCAGCTTATAATGGTGGCAGCAAACGTGTTCGTGGTACTACTACTTACGTACCAGGGGCTAAAGAAAACGGTGGTATCTTCTGTCACGCTAACTCTTGGGTAATTGTTGCGGCTGCACTGCTTGGTCAAAACGACCGTGCTTATAATTACTACCGTCAAGTATTACCGCTTGCTCGTAAAGACTGTGATCACTTTTTAGTTGAGCCTTATGTTTATTGTCAAAATATTTGCGGCCCAGAACACCCTAAATTTGGTATGGGACGTAACGCTTGGCTTACAGGTACAGCAGCTTGGACATTTGTTGCAGGAACACAATATGTACTAGGCTTACGTCCAACCTACGACGGCTTACAGATTGCTCCAGCGATACCCACTAACTGGCCAGGCTTTACAGCTAAACGCGTGTTTCGTGGCACCACTTACAACATCAAAGTACAAAGAGAAGGACCAGGCCACAATGTTTCATTGATTGTTGATGGACAACCAGTCAAAGGTAATATCGCACCTCTGCCCGCCCAAAAAGGCGGTACTGTTGAAGTAATCGCCAAACTTTCATAA
- a CDS encoding glycoside hydrolase family 43 protein: MSDTILNPILPGFHPDPSILRIGSDYYIATSTFEWWPGVRIHHSKDLVNWHHAAYALTRTSQLDMIGNPDSAGIWAPCLSYRDGLFYVVYTNVRTCLGAYKDTHNYFVTAKKITGPWSEPTYLTSIGFDPSFFHDDDGRTWYVSMKWDHRQKHNPFPGIFLQEYSHSEKRLIGKSKLIFKGSKLMVTEGPHIYKRNGWYYLLVAEGGTFYSHAATLTRSRKITGPYQISPYHPLLTSYKKPRHLLQRAGHASLVETQNGQWYLAHLCGRPLEWRGEDRNKAGGYDTLHCPLGRETAIQAVQWTDDDWLRLSHGTNTPEWTVAAPKLKRVYATPKSESEIDDFDSLKLSPHFNSLRRPVNSNWLSLKARKGFLRLYGHESFSSVHNQSLIARRLDSFKAEASTAIEFSPKSFQQMAGLVVYYNSHNHAYLYITHDKELGRILTISKTDRNVYSEIKKPVSLDKAKRVWLKVVFDQTVFRFFYALTKDAWHQIGQEYSMAFISDENATNFTSNTKAFSFGFTGTYIGLACQDFTGGGMHADFDYFSYRSFPTTIALKKKLKTKKK, from the coding sequence GTGTCTGATACCATTTTGAATCCAATCCTTCCCGGTTTTCATCCCGATCCTTCAATTTTACGCATAGGCTCTGATTACTATATCGCCACATCAACCTTTGAATGGTGGCCAGGTGTCCGTATTCATCACTCAAAAGATTTGGTTAACTGGCATCATGCTGCTTACGCTCTTACACGTACAAGCCAACTTGATATGATAGGAAATCCTGACTCTGCGGGTATTTGGGCGCCTTGTTTATCCTATCGTGATGGTCTATTTTATGTAGTCTATACCAATGTACGTACTTGTTTAGGTGCTTATAAAGATACGCATAATTATTTTGTCACCGCTAAAAAAATTACTGGGCCCTGGTCCGAACCTACCTATCTAACCAGCATTGGTTTTGATCCATCATTTTTCCACGATGATGATGGGCGCACTTGGTATGTAAGTATGAAATGGGACCATCGCCAAAAGCATAACCCTTTTCCTGGTATCTTTTTACAAGAATATTCACACAGCGAAAAACGCCTAATCGGCAAATCAAAACTGATATTTAAAGGCTCTAAACTAATGGTCACTGAAGGGCCGCATATTTATAAACGCAATGGCTGGTATTATTTACTAGTTGCCGAAGGTGGTACTTTTTATTCCCACGCAGCAACACTAACACGCTCACGTAAAATTACTGGACCATATCAAATTAGCCCCTATCATCCATTATTAACTTCATATAAAAAACCGCGACATTTATTACAACGTGCGGGTCACGCAAGCTTAGTTGAAACCCAAAATGGCCAATGGTATCTAGCACACTTATGTGGCCGACCGCTTGAATGGCGAGGTGAAGACCGTAATAAAGCTGGTGGTTATGATACGCTACATTGTCCGCTTGGTCGTGAAACCGCAATTCAAGCTGTACAATGGACCGATGATGATTGGTTGCGGTTAAGCCATGGTACTAACACTCCAGAATGGACTGTCGCAGCACCCAAATTAAAACGGGTATATGCTACACCAAAATCTGAGTCTGAAATTGATGACTTTGATAGCCTGAAACTTTCGCCTCATTTTAACAGTTTACGAAGACCCGTAAATTCAAATTGGCTTTCACTTAAAGCTCGCAAAGGTTTTTTGAGATTATATGGCCATGAATCGTTTAGCTCTGTTCACAATCAAAGTTTAATTGCACGACGTTTAGATTCATTTAAAGCAGAAGCTAGTACCGCAATTGAATTTTCACCAAAATCTTTTCAACAGATGGCAGGACTCGTTGTTTATTATAACTCACATAATCATGCATATTTATACATAACCCATGACAAAGAATTGGGGCGTATACTCACTATCAGCAAAACCGACCGCAACGTTTATAGTGAAATTAAAAAACCTGTAAGTTTAGACAAAGCTAAACGGGTATGGCTAAAAGTAGTATTTGATCAAACCGTCTTTCGATTTTTCTACGCACTAACAAAAGATGCTTGGCATCAAATTGGTCAAGAATACTCCATGGCATTCATCTCTGATGAAAACGCAACAAATTTTACTAGTAATACTAAGGCGTTTTCATTCGGATTTACAGGGACTTATATCGGCTTAGCATGCCAGGATTTTACTGGTGGGGGTATGCATGCTGATTTTGATTATTTTAGTTATCGCTCTTTTCCAACAACGATTGCGTTAAAAAAAAAGTTAAAAACTAAAAAAAAGTAA
- a CDS encoding glycosyltransferase family 2 protein, with product MDISIVVPTYNEANNISALYERINNVLSSESYTWEIIFVDDGSTDNTYKVICDLHQRFSEVQGLRLSRNFGHQLALIAGMQFASGDAVITIDADLEYPPELIPELIAQWRKGYAIVHTIRIDKQNIHSLFKRLTSRLFYKLFKKLSGIELMPGMADYRLFDKRAVQVLASSKEHRPFLRGLSTWMGFTQTSVSFQPGKRAYGKSRYTLRKMLRLAISGIAGFSDVPLYLSLALGAICMFFSLGFGVYSLIVYFVLESTIQGFPSTVLLLTTLMGVQFIILGILGIYIGEILHAVRGRPNLLVEQSTMKRQVCENCGVFNNIK from the coding sequence ATGGATATCTCGATCGTAGTTCCAACTTATAACGAAGCTAATAATATCTCTGCGTTATATGAGCGCATAAATAATGTCCTAAGCAGTGAGTCGTATACTTGGGAAATTATTTTTGTAGATGATGGGAGTACTGACAATACCTATAAAGTAATTTGTGATTTACATCAGCGTTTTAGTGAGGTGCAGGGTTTACGTCTATCACGTAATTTTGGTCATCAGCTTGCACTTATTGCTGGTATGCAATTTGCGAGTGGAGATGCAGTTATTACCATAGATGCAGATCTTGAATATCCACCTGAGCTTATTCCTGAGCTTATTGCACAATGGCGTAAAGGTTATGCTATTGTGCATACTATCCGTATTGATAAGCAAAATATACATTCATTGTTTAAACGGTTAACCTCTCGGCTTTTTTATAAATTATTTAAAAAACTCTCTGGTATTGAATTAATGCCAGGCATGGCTGATTATCGATTATTTGATAAACGTGCGGTTCAAGTGCTTGCTTCTAGTAAAGAGCATCGACCATTTTTACGTGGTTTAAGCACCTGGATGGGGTTTACTCAAACATCAGTGTCTTTTCAACCAGGTAAGCGCGCGTACGGAAAATCTCGTTATACTTTAAGAAAAATGCTACGCTTAGCTATTAGTGGCATTGCTGGTTTTAGCGATGTGCCTCTTTATTTGTCGTTAGCGCTTGGCGCCATATGTATGTTTTTTTCATTAGGCTTTGGTGTATATTCGTTAATTGTATATTTTGTATTAGAGTCGACTATTCAAGGTTTTCCGAGTACGGTTTTATTATTGACTACTTTAATGGGAGTCCAATTTATTATACTGGGTATACTAGGTATATATATCGGTGAAATTTTACATGCAGTACGTGGACGACCGAATTTACTTGTTGAACAGTCAACTATGAAGCGGCAAGTTTGTGAAAATTGTGGCGTGTTTAATAATATAAAATGA